A part of Limihaloglobus sulfuriphilus genomic DNA contains:
- a CDS encoding ABC transporter ATP-binding protein has protein sequence MPKEEVKAQSEPIIEVRDLVGGYEETVILDGVSFDIRRGEIFSILGGSGCGKTTLLRYIVGLLEPFSGDVLIKGRSIVNADEKELDEIRRSFGVMYQSGALFGSMTVMENLALQLEEFSNLPREAIELICLGKLKLVGLEGSEDLMPAELSGGMIKRVAIARAMVFDAEIIFLDEPSAGLDPITSAEIDELIKSLSRLLGITFVLVTHELESILNVSDRVIVLDKSKKGIVETGDPRQLKEHSKNQFVHNFFNRKPG, from the coding sequence ATGCCAAAAGAAGAAGTAAAAGCCCAATCAGAGCCGATTATAGAGGTACGTGATCTTGTCGGCGGATATGAAGAGACCGTAATACTCGACGGAGTATCCTTTGATATCCGCCGCGGCGAGATTTTCTCGATTCTTGGCGGCAGCGGCTGCGGCAAGACGACGCTCCTGCGTTACATCGTCGGTCTGCTTGAACCGTTTTCAGGCGATGTTCTCATTAAGGGCAGAAGCATTGTAAACGCCGATGAAAAGGAGCTTGATGAGATTCGCAGAAGTTTTGGGGTGATGTACCAGAGCGGCGCCCTGTTTGGTTCCATGACGGTAATGGAAAACCTTGCACTCCAGCTCGAGGAGTTCAGTAACCTGCCGAGGGAGGCAATCGAGCTGATATGCCTGGGCAAACTCAAGCTCGTCGGCCTCGAGGGCAGTGAAGACCTGATGCCGGCAGAACTTAGCGGCGGAATGATAAAAAGAGTGGCTATTGCCCGGGCGATGGTCTTTGACGCGGAAATAATTTTTCTTGATGAACCCTCTGCCGGTTTGGATCCGATTACGTCTGCCGAGATTGATGAATTGATAAAAAGTCTATCCAGGTTGCTGGGGATAACCTTCGTGCTTGTAACCCATGAGTTGGAAAGTATTTTAAACGTTTCTGACAGAGTCATAGTTTTGGATAAAAGTAAAAAGGGAATAGTGGAAACCGGCGATCCGAGACAACTGAAAGAACATTCAAAGAACCAATTTGTGCACAATTTTTTCAATAGAAAGCCCGGTTAA
- a CDS encoding phosphoribosyl-ATP diphosphatase, giving the protein MKRFEELFAELERKINAKDPNSGSYKEFEKGKHFIGKKIVEEAGEVWMAAEYEGREKTAEEISQLLYHLQVMMLACGLELEDIYKYL; this is encoded by the coding sequence ATGAAACGATTTGAGGAGCTTTTCGCGGAGCTCGAAAGAAAAATAAATGCAAAAGACCCGAATTCAGGCTCCTATAAAGAATTTGAAAAAGGCAAACATTTCATCGGCAAAAAGATAGTTGAAGAAGCCGGCGAAGTGTGGATGGCGGCAGAATATGAAGGCAGGGAAAAGACCGCAGAGGAAATTTCCCAGCTTCTCTATCATCTCCAGGTAATGATGCTGGCGTGCGGACTTGAACTCGAAGATATTTATAAGTATTTATAG
- a CDS encoding MgtC/SapB family protein, which yields MSFGQEILALIAAAVLGSVIGIERELSKKPAGFRTNTMICVGAALIMLVSLRLGTDEESSTRIAAQIVSGVGFLGAGAIIRDRGGVQGLTTAAGIWLVAGVGMACGAGMFWLAVVVTLISWLILYAPHFIRFLKRGSSKAADETSEQ from the coding sequence TTGAGTTTCGGCCAGGAAATACTTGCACTAATCGCCGCGGCGGTGCTCGGCTCGGTAATCGGAATTGAGCGCGAGCTGAGCAAAAAACCCGCCGGATTCCGGACTAACACGATGATATGTGTTGGGGCGGCGCTTATAATGCTTGTATCACTGCGATTAGGAACAGACGAAGAATCCAGCACCAGAATAGCCGCTCAGATTGTCAGCGGTGTGGGTTTTCTCGGCGCAGGTGCCATAATACGTGACAGAGGCGGCGTACAGGGTTTAACTACCGCGGCAGGTATATGGCTTGTCGCCGGCGTAGGCATGGCCTGCGGGGCGGGTATGTTCTGGCTGGCGGTTGTGGTTACGCTTATATCATGGCTGATTCTCTACGCACCTCATTTTATCCGCTTTCTGAAAAGAGGCTCAAGTAAAGCTGCTGATGAGACATCAGAACAGTAA
- the hisG gene encoding ATP phosphoribosyltransferase, whose product MLKIAVPNKGSLSEVSIKLIKEAGYKCRRDGRELTLTDVDNNVEFYFLRPRDIAIYVAKGIMDVGITGKDLVADSEAAVVELLSLGIGKSRFFYAVPKESELTPDEFDGVRIATSYPNIVKSDMQRRGLTSEIIKLDGAVEISVKLGVADVIADVVESGKTLVAAGLRTVGEPIMKSEAAVFCRNRELLNRREVGLFIERLRGIIVAREYKMIEYDVLEESLERACGLTPGIESPTVSPLSKKGWIAVKAMISRKQVNSVMDDLTELGAKGIIVTDIHTCRL is encoded by the coding sequence ATGCTGAAAATAGCAGTGCCAAATAAAGGTTCACTCTCGGAAGTTTCGATAAAGCTGATAAAGGAAGCCGGCTACAAGTGCCGGCGTGACGGCCGGGAGCTGACATTGACCGATGTTGATAACAATGTAGAGTTTTATTTTCTCCGCCCGCGGGATATCGCTATCTATGTTGCCAAAGGCATCATGGATGTCGGCATAACCGGCAAAGATCTTGTCGCAGACAGCGAAGCGGCGGTTGTGGAGCTGCTTTCTCTGGGCATTGGCAAAAGCCGGTTTTTTTACGCCGTTCCAAAGGAGAGTGAGCTTACTCCTGATGAATTTGACGGTGTCAGGATAGCTACATCGTATCCGAATATTGTAAAGTCCGACATGCAGCGGCGAGGCCTGACCTCAGAGATCATAAAACTTGACGGTGCGGTTGAGATATCGGTGAAACTTGGTGTTGCCGATGTTATAGCGGACGTTGTCGAATCGGGTAAAACCCTTGTTGCAGCGGGCCTTAGAACAGTTGGTGAGCCAATAATGAAATCTGAGGCCGCCGTGTTCTGCCGCAATCGCGAGTTACTCAATCGCCGCGAAGTCGGGCTGTTTATCGAAAGGCTGCGAGGTATAATCGTGGCCCGTGAGTATAAGATGATCGAGTACGACGTGCTCGAAGAGTCCCTTGAAAGGGCTTGCGGCCTTACTCCGGGGATTGAATCGCCTACAGTTTCGCCCTTGAGCAAGAAGGGCTGGATAGCTGTTAAGGCAATGATCTCCCGTAAACAGGTCAACAGCGTCATGGACGATTTGACAGAGCTTGGCGCAAAAGGGATTATCGTAACAGATATACACACTTGCAGATTGTAG